The Pyrus communis chromosome 9, drPyrComm1.1, whole genome shotgun sequence genome has a segment encoding these proteins:
- the LOC137745665 gene encoding protein sym-1-like — protein sequence MPRTFQSISLQEMALNPASLTRKTPLLNRFVGSSRRPSLHSCTAYRIAANPVQIWGFRSTSVCQSHPHALHSHSFSLNSGIGVVLKDLGRSELGLRQLGYDRFRLSVVSDGGSGGTGGDGGSGDGNYGGRGEGGANGEGGGGGRGENNWSLLSWYLDLLAKYPVATKALTSALLTLIGDMVCQLVIDKAPYLDLKRTFLFTLMGLVLVGPTLHFWYLYLSKLVTTPGASGAFLRLLLDQFLFAPTFIGVFLSTLMTLEGKPSQVVPKLQQEWFSAVLVNWQLWIPFQFLNFRFVPQQFQVLTANFIALTWNVILSFKAHKEVLQK from the exons ATGCCCAGAACCTTTCAATCCATTTCATTGCAGGAAATGGCTCTAAACCCTGCATCCCTCACTCGTAAAACCCCGCTCCTAAACCGGTTCGTGGGTTCTTCTCGTAGACCCTCTTTGCATTCTTGTACTGCATATAGGATTGCAGCAAATCCAGTTCAGATATGGGGATTTAGGAGCACTTCTGTGTGCCAGTCTCACCCGCATGCTCTGCATTCTCACTCATTTTCCCTCAATTCCGGCATTGGAGTCGTGCTTAAGGACTTGGGTCGTTCTGAACTGGGTTTAAGGCAACTGGGCTATGACCGGTTTCGTCTTTCGGTTGTCTCCGATGGTGGGTCGGGTGGTACTGGTGGAGACGGCGGCTCTGGTGATGGAAATTATGGCGGCAGAGGTGAAGGGGGTGCCAACGGTGAAGGCGGTGGCGGTGGTCGTGGTGAAAACAATTGGTCATTGCTTTCGTG GTATTTGGATCTTCTTGCAAAGTATCCAGTTGCAACAAAAGCTCTGACATCTGCTCTTTTAACTCTTATTGGGGATATGGTCTGCCAG CTTGTCATTGATAAAGCTCCGTACCTGGACCTGAAAAGAACGTTCTTGTTTACCCTGATGGGGCTGGTGTTAGTAGGTCCGACGTTGCATTTCTG GTATTTGTATCTAAGCAAACTGGTAACGACGCCTGGAGCATCAGGTGCATTCCTGCGCCTTTTACTTGATCAG TTTCTTTTTGCTCCTACATTCATTGGAGTTTTCTTATCAACATTGATGACGCTGGAGGGAAAACCTTCACAAGTCGTTCCCAAGCTTCAACAG GAGTGGTTTTCTGCTGTGCTAGTTAATTGGCAACTGTGGATACCTTTCCAATTTCTCAACTTTCGGTTTGTCCCACAGCAATTCCAG GTCCTTACTGCTAATTTTATAGCTTTGACATGGAATGTTATCCTCTCATTCAAAGCTCACAAAGAGGTTCTTCAAAAATAG